One stretch of Janibacter limosus DNA includes these proteins:
- a CDS encoding sugar transferase, producing MLAVTDLLVILWATFGAQVVRFGIDGRGSDVAASADSFTLSYTTFSAGLALVWWLALRVNGAYEAHILGHGAAEYRIIAEATLWVFAAVAMLAFALKVDLARGYILLALPAGIVGLWVARRLWRTWLGGRRVAGDLSHDVLVVGHESSAHQLVRVFAAVPEAGYRVIGVCGASEGQAIEGIPVLGRERDAGRVAIELGVDVVACADGHGLGSTGLRRLGWALEGSGIDLVVSPGLTEIAGPRVLTRPVAGLPLLHVEAPTFSGPKLAMKSIIDWIGALLLAVAFSPVLLVVAALIKLHDGGPVFFRQERVGLDGQTFLMTKFRSMDVDAEDRLEDLRRAQVSDRDRGVLFKLEDDPRVTPIGRFIRRYSIDELPQLFDVLAGKMSLVGPRPPLPAEVSQYDGDVRRRLLVRPGMTGLWQINGRSDLSWEESVRFDLYYVENWSVAQDMIILWRTIAAVVAKDGAY from the coding sequence ATGCTCGCGGTCACCGACCTGCTCGTGATCCTCTGGGCGACCTTCGGTGCGCAGGTCGTCCGCTTCGGCATCGACGGGCGCGGCAGCGATGTCGCGGCGAGCGCGGACAGCTTCACCCTGAGCTACACGACCTTCAGCGCCGGTCTGGCGCTCGTGTGGTGGCTGGCGCTGCGCGTCAACGGCGCCTACGAGGCGCACATCCTGGGTCACGGAGCAGCGGAGTACCGGATCATCGCCGAGGCGACCCTGTGGGTCTTCGCGGCGGTCGCGATGCTCGCCTTCGCCCTGAAGGTGGACCTGGCCCGTGGCTACATCCTGCTGGCGCTGCCGGCCGGGATCGTCGGCCTGTGGGTGGCCCGTCGCCTGTGGCGCACCTGGCTCGGTGGTCGTCGCGTGGCCGGCGACCTCAGCCACGACGTGCTCGTCGTCGGGCACGAGAGCTCGGCCCACCAGCTCGTCCGGGTCTTCGCCGCGGTACCCGAGGCGGGCTACCGCGTCATCGGTGTCTGCGGCGCGAGCGAGGGCCAGGCCATCGAGGGGATACCCGTCCTCGGGCGTGAGCGGGACGCCGGTCGTGTGGCCATCGAGCTGGGCGTCGATGTCGTGGCGTGCGCCGACGGCCACGGGCTGGGGAGCACCGGTCTGCGCCGACTCGGGTGGGCTCTCGAGGGCAGCGGTATCGACCTCGTCGTGTCACCCGGGCTGACCGAGATCGCCGGCCCGCGCGTCCTCACGCGCCCGGTGGCCGGTCTGCCGCTCCTCCACGTGGAGGCGCCCACCTTCTCCGGGCCCAAGCTGGCGATGAAGTCCATCATCGACTGGATCGGTGCCCTGCTGCTGGCCGTGGCCTTCTCTCCCGTCCTGCTCGTGGTCGCTGCGCTGATCAAGCTGCACGACGGGGGGCCGGTCTTCTTCCGGCAGGAGCGCGTGGGCCTGGACGGCCAGACCTTCCTCATGACGAAGTTCCGGTCGATGGACGTCGACGCCGAGGACCGTCTGGAGGACCTGCGCCGGGCGCAGGTCTCCGACCGGGACCGTGGTGTCCTCTTCAAGCTGGAGGACGACCCACGGGTGACACCGATCGGCCGCTTCATCCGTCGCTACTCGATCGACGAGCTGCCCCAGCTCTTCGACGTGCTCGCCGGCAAGATGAGCCTCGTGGGGCCTCGGCCCCCGCTGCCGGCCGAGGTGTCGCAGTACGACGGTGACGTGCGTCGACGGCTGCTCGTGCGGCCGGGCATGACCGGTCTGTGGCAGATCAACGGCCGCAGCGACCTGTCGTGGGAGGAGTCGGTGCGCTTCGACCTCTACTACGTGGAGAACTGGTCGGTCGCCCAGGACATGATCATCCTGTGGCGCACGATCGCGGCCGTGGTGGCCAAGGACGGGGCCTACTGA
- a CDS encoding fasciclin domain-containing protein, whose amino-acid sequence MIRMTTTRTAATLAAIALPFALTACGGTDSGSGSSSSSSAASSSTPSDSMSSSPMADKASAPFGDGCASVPKSGKGSFDGMATDPVATAASNNPALKTLVTAVTKADLGSTLNSAKDITVFAPTNDAFAAMDKATMDKAMGDPKGLLTTVLTHHVVEGRLAPEDLAGTHETLAGDTITVEGSGEDFTVGEAAVVCGDVQTANATVYIIDGVLMPTAK is encoded by the coding sequence ATGATCCGCATGACCACGACCCGCACGGCCGCCACGCTCGCCGCGATCGCCCTCCCCTTCGCCCTCACCGCATGTGGTGGCACGGACTCGGGCTCCGGCAGCAGCAGCTCCTCGAGCGCCGCATCCAGCTCGACGCCGAGCGACTCGATGAGCTCGTCGCCGATGGCCGACAAGGCCTCCGCTCCCTTCGGCGACGGCTGCGCCTCCGTGCCGAAGTCCGGCAAGGGGTCCTTCGATGGCATGGCCACCGACCCGGTCGCCACCGCCGCGAGCAACAACCCCGCGCTGAAGACCCTCGTCACCGCGGTGACCAAGGCCGACCTGGGCTCGACGCTCAACTCCGCGAAGGACATCACCGTCTTCGCCCCCACCAACGACGCCTTCGCCGCCATGGACAAGGCCACGATGGACAAGGCCATGGGCGACCCCAAGGGTCTGCTGACGACCGTGCTCACCCACCACGTCGTCGAGGGTCGTCTGGCCCCCGAGGACCTGGCCGGCACCCACGAGACGCTCGCCGGTGACACGATCACCGTCGAGGGCTCTGGCGAGGACTTCACCGTCGGCGAGGCCGCCGTGGTCTGCGGCGACGTGCAGACCGCCAACGCGACCGTCTACATCATCGACGGCGTCCTCATGCCGACCGCCAAGTAA
- the aqpZ gene encoding aquaporin Z: MHHSLVHRLGAEFLGTFWLVFGGCGSAIFAAQHLVDGKDTGLGIGFVGVALAFGLTVLTMAYAVGHVSGGHFNPAVTIGLATGRRFEWKDVPAYVVTQVVAGLVAGGALFVIASGKEGFDASAGFAANGYGIHSPGGYSLAAVLIAEAILTGFFLYVILGATDERAPVGFAPIAIGLSLTLIHLISIPISNTSVNPARSTAVAFFQDGAAGQLWAFWLAPIVGAAIAGATYAVITGVNRAEIDIEGV, translated from the coding sequence ATGCACCACTCCCTGGTCCACCGACTCGGCGCCGAGTTCCTCGGCACCTTCTGGCTCGTCTTCGGCGGCTGCGGGTCGGCGATCTTCGCCGCCCAGCACCTCGTCGACGGCAAGGACACCGGTCTCGGCATCGGCTTCGTCGGGGTCGCCCTCGCCTTCGGCCTGACCGTGCTCACGATGGCCTACGCCGTCGGTCACGTCTCCGGCGGCCACTTCAACCCCGCCGTCACCATCGGCCTGGCCACCGGCCGGCGCTTCGAGTGGAAGGACGTGCCGGCCTACGTCGTCACGCAGGTCGTCGCGGGTCTCGTCGCCGGTGGCGCGCTCTTCGTGATCGCCAGCGGCAAGGAGGGCTTCGACGCGAGCGCCGGCTTCGCGGCCAATGGCTACGGCATCCACTCCCCAGGTGGCTACTCGCTGGCCGCCGTGCTCATCGCCGAGGCGATCCTGACCGGGTTCTTCCTCTACGTGATCCTCGGCGCCACCGACGAGCGAGCACCGGTCGGCTTCGCCCCGATCGCGATCGGTCTGAGCCTGACGCTGATCCACCTCATCTCGATCCCGATCAGCAACACCTCGGTCAACCCGGCCCGCTCGACCGCCGTCGCCTTCTTCCAGGACGGCGCCGCCGGCCAGCTGTGGGCCTTCTGGCTCGCCCCGATCGTGGGTGCGGCCATCGCCGGTGCGACCTACGCTGTCATCACCGGCGTCAACCGCGCCGAGATCGACATCGAGGGCGTCTGA
- a CDS encoding molybdopterin-dependent oxidoreductase, whose translation MRSRIAPAAACGVLAATLGTAAAHLVAALTSPPSSPVLAVGSQVIDATPTPVKEWAVGTFGTADKPVLIGSVAVVTLLLAAVAGAVRPRSRLLATGLLLVLTGLAGAAAVLRPTADTLAWLPALVAAVVGVLTLDWLVTRVVPSEAAHGRPDQPTRRRLFALGGTGAAALALGAAGQGLISRSRPATLALPTPATPLPPLAKGVDLGKAGIAPFVTPNREFYRIDTALLAPNVDPGDWRLTIDGDVPKGFSLDIDELLGLPMVERDITLNCVSNEVGGPLIGNARWLGVPTRELLARAGLDVDPKDPALQVLSTSTDGMTISTPLSALLDDRDALVAVGMNGTTLPREHGFPARLVTPGLYGFVGATKWLTRMTVTRYDAASAYWTDRDWATDGRVHTQARIDTPRALRRIAPGRTVIGGVAWAQRRGISKVEVRVDDGPWQRATLGAEADVDCWRQWFLPWNATPGRHDFVARATDGDGQLQTQDIEAPFPAGATGWHRSAVTVTD comes from the coding sequence ATGAGATCTCGGATCGCACCCGCTGCCGCCTGCGGAGTCCTCGCGGCAACCCTGGGCACGGCGGCGGCGCACCTCGTCGCGGCCCTGACCTCCCCGCCCTCCTCGCCCGTGCTGGCGGTCGGCAGCCAGGTCATCGACGCGACGCCGACGCCGGTCAAGGAGTGGGCTGTCGGGACCTTCGGCACGGCGGACAAGCCGGTGCTCATCGGGTCCGTCGCCGTCGTCACCCTGCTGCTCGCTGCCGTCGCCGGAGCCGTGCGTCCTCGCTCCCGGCTCCTGGCGACGGGTCTGCTGCTCGTGCTCACGGGGCTCGCGGGAGCGGCTGCGGTGCTGCGACCCACCGCTGACACGCTGGCCTGGCTCCCGGCCCTGGTGGCCGCGGTCGTCGGCGTGCTGACCCTGGACTGGCTCGTCACCCGGGTGGTCCCGTCCGAGGCCGCCCACGGCCGGCCCGACCAGCCCACCCGACGCAGGCTCTTCGCCCTCGGGGGCACCGGCGCTGCGGCTCTCGCCCTCGGCGCCGCCGGACAGGGACTGATCTCCCGCAGCCGGCCCGCGACGCTCGCCCTCCCGACGCCTGCCACGCCCCTGCCACCCCTGGCGAAGGGGGTCGACCTCGGCAAGGCGGGGATCGCTCCCTTCGTCACGCCCAACCGGGAGTTCTACCGCATCGACACCGCGCTGCTGGCGCCCAACGTGGACCCCGGCGACTGGCGGCTGACGATCGACGGCGACGTGCCCAAGGGCTTCTCCCTCGACATCGACGAGCTGCTCGGCCTGCCGATGGTCGAGCGCGACATCACGCTCAACTGCGTCTCCAACGAGGTGGGGGGCCCTCTCATCGGCAATGCCCGGTGGCTGGGTGTCCCCACCCGCGAGCTGCTGGCCCGCGCCGGTCTGGACGTCGACCCCAAGGACCCAGCCCTGCAGGTGCTCTCCACGTCGACCGACGGCATGACGATCTCCACGCCGCTGTCGGCGTTGCTCGACGACCGTGACGCGCTCGTCGCCGTGGGGATGAACGGCACGACCCTCCCCCGCGAGCACGGCTTCCCTGCCCGGCTCGTCACACCCGGCCTCTACGGCTTCGTCGGCGCGACCAAGTGGCTGACCCGGATGACCGTCACCCGCTACGACGCCGCGAGCGCCTACTGGACGGACCGCGACTGGGCCACCGACGGTCGCGTTCACACCCAGGCCCGCATCGACACTCCTCGGGCCCTGCGCCGCATCGCTCCCGGGCGCACCGTCATCGGCGGCGTGGCCTGGGCGCAGCGCCGGGGCATCAGCAAGGTCGAGGTGCGCGTCGACGACGGTCCCTGGCAGCGCGCGACCCTCGGCGCCGAGGCCGACGTCGACTGCTGGCGCCAGTGGTTCCTCCCGTGGAACGCCACTCCCGGTCGGCACGACTTCGTCGCCCGCGCGACCGACGGCGACGGACAGCTCCAGACGCAGGACATCGAGGCTCCGTTCCCCGCGGGCGCCACGGGCTGGCACCGGTCTGCCGTCACCGTCACCGACTGA
- a CDS encoding FkbM family methyltransferase has protein sequence MDRYVRGSGDYPWTVTLRTPIGPLDLLVPHAHDVRTVNEVFHRHDYGTGRPEVVVDIGGNIGISAAYWLSRSATSRVHVWEPVPHNLETLRHNVAPFGDRCVVHEAALAPVAGPATFLIDPVGRYSGLAEYQSTTEGRVAVEVRCEAVADALTAVLEREGRIDLVKVDTEGSEDAIVAAIPTHLRASIGEIVHEYPGGVRRIRN, from the coding sequence TTGGACCGGTACGTCCGGGGGAGCGGTGACTACCCCTGGACGGTCACGCTCCGCACACCGATCGGCCCGCTGGACCTGCTCGTGCCCCACGCGCACGACGTGCGCACGGTCAACGAGGTCTTCCACCGTCACGACTACGGGACCGGCCGCCCGGAGGTCGTCGTCGACATCGGCGGCAACATCGGCATCAGTGCCGCCTACTGGCTCAGCCGCTCGGCCACGAGCCGGGTGCACGTCTGGGAGCCGGTGCCCCACAACCTGGAGACCCTGCGGCACAACGTCGCTCCCTTCGGGGACAGGTGCGTCGTGCACGAGGCGGCACTCGCGCCGGTGGCCGGACCGGCCACCTTCCTCATCGATCCGGTGGGCCGCTACAGCGGGCTCGCCGAGTACCAGTCCACGACCGAGGGCCGGGTGGCCGTCGAGGTCCGGTGCGAGGCCGTCGCCGACGCGCTCACCGCAGTCCTCGAGCGGGAGGGACGCATCGACCTGGTCAAGGTCGACACCGAAGGGAGCGAGGACGCGATCGTCGCCGCCATCCCGACCCACCTGCGCGCGAGCATCGGGGAGATCGTCCACGAGTACCCGGGCGGGGTGCGCCGCATCCGCAACTGA
- the sigK gene encoding ECF RNA polymerase sigma factor SigK yields the protein MVDRAPGRGAGEQLADRLRQVAKGDEDAFAALYDETAPRVHGLVLRVLRNPSQSEEVTQEVYLEVWRGASRFDPHKGSAIGWLLTMAHRRAVDRVRSSQSATVRDDSWHARSRDVAFDTTAELATARIEARRVRSALDGLTQVQREAVSLAYLGGYTHTEVASLLDLPLGTAKTRIRDGLIRLRDQLGVTP from the coding sequence GTGGTCGATCGGGCGCCTGGTCGGGGGGCCGGCGAGCAGCTCGCCGACCGTCTTCGTCAGGTGGCGAAGGGGGACGAGGATGCCTTCGCCGCCCTCTACGACGAGACGGCACCGCGGGTGCACGGCTTGGTCCTGCGGGTCCTGCGCAATCCCTCCCAGTCGGAGGAGGTCACGCAGGAGGTCTACCTCGAGGTCTGGCGGGGAGCCAGCCGCTTCGACCCGCACAAGGGGTCGGCGATCGGCTGGTTGCTGACGATGGCCCACCGCAGAGCCGTGGACCGGGTCCGCTCCAGCCAGTCGGCCACGGTCCGTGACGACAGCTGGCACGCACGCAGCCGCGATGTCGCCTTCGACACCACGGCGGAGCTGGCCACCGCCAGGATCGAGGCCCGCAGGGTGCGCTCCGCGCTCGACGGCCTGACCCAGGTCCAGCGCGAGGCCGTCAGCCTCGCCTACCTGGGCGGCTACACGCACACCGAGGTGGCGAGCCTGCTGGACCTGCCGCTCGGCACCGCCAAGACACGCATTCGCGACGGACTC
- a CDS encoding PqqD family protein — MTRATPPYAVPPGVGWTYGEADDGADLVYVAHLPNGPISVLPGIAALIWRAAVEGSMPVVDTVSATTGHPATTVREDVESFVADLIRQRLIEPT; from the coding sequence ATGACGAGAGCGACGCCGCCGTACGCCGTGCCCCCGGGTGTGGGCTGGACCTACGGCGAGGCGGATGACGGGGCAGACCTGGTCTATGTCGCCCACCTGCCCAATGGGCCGATCTCCGTCCTGCCGGGCATCGCTGCGCTGATCTGGCGTGCGGCCGTCGAGGGCAGCATGCCCGTTGTCGACACTGTGTCCGCAACCACCGGGCATCCCGCCACCACGGTGCGCGAGGACGTCGAGTCCTTCGTCGCCGACCTGATCCGGCAACGGCTCATCGAGCCGACCTGA
- a CDS encoding NADP-dependent isocitrate dehydrogenase: MTAKIIWTKIDEAPALATYSLLPIVQAFTSGTGVELETSDISLAGRILAQFPDRLTDEQRVPDNLAALGELAGTPEANIIKLPNVSASVPQLKTAIAELQGQGYDLPDYPDSPSTDEDKQVAAAYANVLGSAVNPVLREGNSDRRAPLAVKNFTKKHPHRLGPWTADNTARVASMTEGDFYGNEKSVVVPADDTLTITLAAADGTEVVLKDSVPVTKGEIVDATFMSAKALRAFYAEQIEAARAEGLLLSLHLKATMMKVSDPILFGHGVAAWLGDLVDKHAEALAEAGVDLRYGLASLYTQIEKLPAAKRDEIRADIEALSAERPALAMVDSDKGITNLHVPSDVIIDASMPVVIRDSGQMWNAEGGQSETLALIPDRSYGPMYAAVFEEHKRNGALDPATIGTVPNVGLMAQKAEEYGSHPTTFEIPQDGTVTVTSSAGEVLLEHTVEAGDIWRMSRVKDIPVQDWVKLAVTRARATGSPAVFFLDEQRAHDAQVIAKVGEYLQQHDTEGLDIKILPPVEAVTYCLEQIRAGKDAISVTGNVLRDYLTDLFPILELGTSAKMLSIVPLLAGGGLFETGAGGSAPKHVQQFVKEDYLRWDSLGEFSALGASLEHLATHFDNPKAQVLADTLDTAIATFLEENKSPARKIGQIDNRGSHFYLALYWAQALAAQDTDAELKERFTGVAEQLAANEAKINEELIGAQGSPVDLGGYYKPDAAKVEAAMRPSSTLNAIIDAL, encoded by the coding sequence ATGACCGCGAAGATCATCTGGACCAAGATCGACGAGGCGCCCGCGCTGGCGACCTACTCCCTGCTGCCGATCGTCCAGGCCTTCACCTCAGGTACCGGGGTGGAGCTCGAGACCAGCGACATCTCGCTCGCCGGCCGCATCCTCGCCCAGTTCCCCGACCGCCTCACCGACGAGCAGCGCGTCCCCGACAACCTCGCCGCGCTCGGCGAGCTTGCCGGGACGCCCGAGGCCAACATCATCAAGCTGCCCAACGTCTCTGCCTCCGTGCCGCAGCTCAAGACGGCCATCGCCGAGCTGCAGGGCCAGGGGTACGACCTGCCGGACTACCCGGACTCCCCCAGCACCGACGAGGACAAGCAGGTCGCCGCGGCTTACGCCAATGTCCTCGGCTCCGCCGTCAACCCCGTGCTGCGCGAGGGCAACTCCGACCGTCGCGCCCCCCTGGCCGTGAAGAACTTCACGAAGAAGCACCCGCACCGCCTCGGCCCGTGGACCGCGGACAACACGGCGCGCGTCGCCTCGATGACCGAGGGCGACTTCTACGGCAACGAGAAGTCGGTCGTCGTCCCCGCCGACGACACCCTCACGATCACCTTGGCTGCAGCGGACGGCACCGAGGTCGTCCTCAAGGACTCCGTCCCGGTGACCAAGGGCGAGATCGTCGACGCCACCTTCATGTCGGCGAAGGCACTGCGGGCCTTCTACGCCGAGCAGATCGAGGCCGCCCGCGCCGAGGGCCTGCTGCTCTCGCTGCACCTCAAGGCCACGATGATGAAGGTCTCCGACCCGATCCTCTTCGGCCACGGTGTCGCTGCCTGGCTCGGCGACCTCGTCGACAAGCACGCCGAGGCCCTCGCCGAGGCCGGTGTCGACCTGCGCTACGGCCTCGCCTCGCTGTACACCCAGATCGAGAAGCTGCCCGCCGCGAAGCGCGACGAGATCCGCGCCGACATCGAGGCACTGTCCGCCGAGCGCCCGGCCCTGGCCATGGTCGACTCCGACAAGGGCATCACCAACCTCCACGTGCCGAGCGATGTCATCATCGACGCCTCGATGCCGGTCGTCATCCGCGACTCGGGTCAGATGTGGAACGCCGAGGGTGGGCAGTCCGAGACGCTCGCGCTCATCCCCGACCGCTCCTACGGCCCGATGTACGCCGCGGTCTTCGAGGAGCACAAGCGCAACGGCGCCCTCGACCCGGCCACCATCGGCACCGTGCCCAATGTCGGCCTCATGGCGCAGAAGGCCGAGGAGTACGGCTCGCACCCCACGACCTTCGAGATCCCGCAGGACGGCACCGTCACCGTCACCAGCTCCGCGGGTGAGGTCCTCCTCGAGCACACCGTCGAGGCGGGCGACATCTGGCGGATGAGCCGGGTCAAGGACATCCCCGTCCAGGACTGGGTCAAGCTCGCCGTCACCCGGGCCCGCGCCACCGGCTCGCCGGCCGTGTTCTTCCTCGACGAGCAGCGCGCCCACGACGCGCAGGTCATCGCCAAGGTGGGCGAGTACCTCCAGCAGCACGACACCGAGGGCCTGGACATCAAGATCCTCCCGCCGGTCGAGGCCGTGACCTACTGCCTCGAGCAGATCCGCGCCGGCAAGGACGCCATCTCGGTCACCGGCAACGTGCTGCGCGACTACCTCACCGACCTCTTCCCGATCCTCGAGCTCGGGACGAGCGCCAAGATGCTCTCGATCGTCCCCCTGCTCGCGGGTGGCGGCCTCTTCGAGACCGGTGCCGGCGGCTCCGCACCGAAGCACGTCCAGCAGTTCGTCAAGGAGGACTACCTGCGCTGGGACTCGCTCGGTGAGTTCTCCGCGCTGGGCGCCTCCCTCGAGCACCTCGCGACGCACTTCGACAACCCCAAGGCCCAGGTGCTCGCCGACACGCTCGACACGGCGATCGCGACCTTCCTGGAGGAAAACAAGTCGCCCGCCCGCAAGATCGGGCAGATCGACAACCGCGGCAGCCACTTCTACCTGGCCCTGTACTGGGCACAGGCACTCGCTGCCCAGGACACCGACGCCGAGCTCAAGGAGCGCTTCACCGGCGTCGCCGAGCAGCTGGCGGCCAACGAGGCGAAGATCAACGAGGAGCTCATCGGCGCCCAGGGCTCCCCGGTCGACCTCGGCGGCTACTACAAGCCGGACGCCGCCAAGGTCGAGGCCGCGATGCGTCCGAGCAGCACGCTCAACGCGATCATCGACGCGCTCTGA